Within Topomyia yanbarensis strain Yona2022 chromosome 2, ASM3024719v1, whole genome shotgun sequence, the genomic segment tCAGTGACTCCAACTAGAAGGAATCGGTGAACTTATCCAACTAGAACAAAGAAttctgaaaacatttttaactgcttagtttgttttatttcagtgatTTATCAATGTAAAAAGAGTTTCGTCCATTTTAACAAGTGGAAGTAttgaatacaaaaaatattgcgaatttttggtcgaaataatttgaaataattgcgaactagtttcacaaaaaatatttttaaaatcagcaaactattaaaaatcaatttggcacatccgaatcgaaagaaaaataaaaacatggttggaatttattactcttgctaaAGTCTTAGATTAGCATTGTATGCTTCTAACAAATGATAGACACTTTACAATGCTtcgtcaaaataaaataaagtaaaatttcagttttttgtagtttttgtatcaaaaatactcaaaaagtataacaaatcagcaATTTTATTAGTTTAGACTagaacttttttcaaatttaaatgatgcggtagactattctgggtAAATACGCAATCTATGAAAACAAATTTCGAGTCACCCTCGGTATACGGTAGTTAGCTTTAAGAACCTTTGGGgtcatccatataccacgtggacagttTGGGGGAGGGTAGGGGGTGCGAAAAAGTCCACGTTATCCATGCAGACGGGGGGGGTATAGAAATAGTCCACGTGGACTCAtacttatatttttttctcaatGAGGTCGTAAAACAAATTTGCATAATTGGCATAAGCGTTTGATGTTTTCCTTCAAATCATCCCAAAACTGTAAAACACGTAAAGAGCTCCTTATAGTATAGCAAGTTCATACCACTAAATCAGTGAAAATCAACACCGAGTAAAATGTTGCTCCCAGAGACATTTGATTAAATCTTCTATGTCGTTGTCAACAACTATTTTAGAATTCCAAATCAATCTGTTGATTTTACATGACCAATTAAAGTTCATAATTTACTCAAATTTTTCCCCAAATTTTGTGTTATTATGATGAGTGCAAAATGGTGTGTTTTAATGTTTGTAATTTTCACAAATGtcaaagtttaaaatttgtttttattagattcttcttcttcacgatacctccagtataaaaacagTCCACCACAATACGAATACCTGATATTGGAAACCCTCTTTTTTATATTACTTGATAAAAACATCAGGAAAGTCAACGTGGACACTGCGCGGAGGGGGTAGGGGCACATGAattgtccacgcttgtccacgtAGGAGAAGGAGGGGATCAAAAACGAAGGTTTTttggtccacgtggtatatgaatggCCCCTTTTTTCAAATATACCGACAGGTTCCCTTGAAAAAGAGCCACAGCAAAGGGCAATAAACAACAGCCGTTTTGCTTATATTTGACTAATACCGCCGTTCAAATTCCCAGTCGTAATAAACACAACTTATCATACAGATAGGTGCTAGAAGCAGCTCAAAATTTACCTCCTAGAATATTTGAGTCAAAATGTCTAAAACGGGTCACCAAAATTAGGTAAAATTataatttcgaagaaatgttccacatcaaattgcaccacggaaaaaacgctgtagaaaataacccattggatattttctcttgaaaacatgggtaaaagtagtttaaagtgatatttcaaaggctttctatcatttaattccactatgtttttatagttgaatgcacttgcacttcactatttaacagataccggcatttcgattactacttgagGATTGTTAAGTCGTTgatgtttgaaaatttgaaaatgttttcagctttcaGCTACGTCTAATTTCCAAGGATTAGAGACTTGACGCTGAATTTTAATATCTTCTATAGTTAAGTTACGTTTTTCTGAAAAAGCGTGTTCCGCTACCTTGGATTTGAAGTGGAATGGTAAGTCTTTTTCAGATTCTctagaagcttttgctatttccgcAATATGCTGTTTGAATCGAATTTCCAATGTTCTCCTGGtttgtccaatataaactttatcGCAATCTGAACATGATATTTTGTATATCCCCGATTTGCTCATTGTTTCTCATTGATCTTTTGTGGATCCTAGTATTGATTTTAGTTGGTAATTTCTACTACTGAAAACTAGATCTACActaaacttttttaattttttcctaagTGGATAAGCCCTATTCAGGTATCAATAATTGCAaccttaaatttttttaaattaatgacGCTAGATCCACGACAgtggaaataattaaaaaaaatgctccaCAAAAATGTCAAACAAAAGAAACAACAATTATAAAACACCCTCCCGGACATGATTAAACGTGTTGAAAAAACTCTTAAAGACTGTAAACCCCTCTTGGGCAAGAATCTCACTCGTTTCAAAGTTTCAAACCCCATCTCACCCCGAATAAAGGGACTCCCAAAAATTCACAAACCCGGAAATGAAATCAGGGAAATTATTTCATCAATAGGTGCCCCAAcccaaaaaaatgcaaaatggctAGTACaagattttcaaaatatgccaaaaaagTTTTCCAGCCGGTCCATCACCAATACACAAGAGTTCATGTTATATATCATGTTCACATTGCgataaagtttatattggacaaaCCAGGAGAACATTAGAAATTCGATTCAAAGAGCGTATTGCGGAAACAGCAAAAGCTTCTagagaaaatctttgaaatattacgttcgcgtatatattgagTTTAAAGTGatttgtttacactgtatttttatcgctgtcagttttgcgaaaatttgataaaatggcgtcacccgaaaaATCACGTTGCAAATTAACTTTGCGCAAGCCCCTGGAAAATCTTCAACTCTTTCAACTTCtctggatgttctattagtgatcgggatcacaagcgtgtagtgaaagcgtttaagcggaatcccaatgcttcggtcagggatgttCAATCTGTCCAAGTATTTCGTTCAGAGAGCTAaggactgcatacgtacaaagtgcagaagatTCCAAATTGTGTCCAATTGGCAACtggagtgcgccgttcgtgatTACCAGGACTGCAAACGGgaagatctacctcaaggagtgtgTCTACAGAAGCATCTGCTTCCTccgttgaagcaacacgagggccctacgatcttctggccaTATCTAGCTTcttgccactattcaaatgttgtcctggagcggtacgaagccaacggggtcaATTTGGTACCCAACAACATGAACCCCCCAATGCACCGGAACAaaggcccatcgaaaaatactgggcaactatgaagcaggcactacggaagcaaGGTCCAATCTGAGGAAGATATGAAGGaaaagtgggtttccgtacataagaagctgcagccagatggtgtacagaacctaatgagtggagttaagTATAAGGTGTGAGCGTGCGGTTATTGTTGAAGCGCTAGCCCGGATTCAAAGGGAAAGGCGATGGGGACCGTTTGACTCTCTTGTGGATTTCTTATTTAATTCTTCTGATCCTGGAAAGGACGGGTAAGGAAGGTCCACTCAAGTCGTTGTTCAGTAGGAAGGCTTTGGTAGCGAACTGTATTTACACCACTTTGTATATTTGATTCACTTTATTTGACGGTAAATTTATAACTGACTCTTTCTAGCGAACATAGCACGTATTAATATGAAATCAAATAGCGGTCAAATCTTCTCGATACATGCATTCCCCTTCTGGTGAACGGAGCCAACGTCAGCCGCTAGCGGCGACTTCTTATTGTTTTAATCATTGATGCTCGTTCGTGTGTGTACTGGGCGCTACTGGAACTTTCTGTGGCAAACGAATCGCGGCCAACCAAATATTCCTAAACTGCTGTATTTTCAGTTTGGGCAGGAATCGTACTGGAGCGGGTAGCGAACagttatggtattgaagttgaatgcAATGAATATGCAAAAGCTTAGTAATggattatattttattgtctgaaagtttgaaaagtcTCGGTCCACTAGGTAATTCTCTACAGCATTTTTccatgatgcaatttgatttgTAAGATCAAATCTAGAcgaattcagcaaaaaaaaaattttgggcgAAATATTACCATACccgtttgttttcaaaaattgtttGTAGGCGACCCAATTGACCGATTTCAATGATTAAATCGGAAGTAAAATCATTGAGAGATACAGATCGTGATTTTTTCCGATCCGAAAAGTTTCATGTTCgttaattttttatcaattgcTTACGATaacaaaaaacttgttttaatccacttagtgATGCAATTGAGCCTGTCTCATGCAAACTATAATTCCATCGATTGTTAGTTTCAATGTAGATAAGACAATGTCTTGAGTACTTATTACCATTACCATCTAGCGTATGCGTGAAATAGTTGGCTGTATACACGAAATTTGTAATTCAACATCACTATTACAAAGCCATGATATACCTCCAAGGAATTTTAAAAAGGTTTCTTACGTAAATTTTAGTCTACATTACATTACGCTTAACATTGTTTGGGTGAGACATAATTTGTGATGAACCACTTGCTTTTGTCgtttgaactgtttggattcAATGCTGGTGTCGGTTACATGTATACATAAACATACACATTAAACACTTATTCTACAGGTTTCCATGCTTTAAAGTTCTCATTAAACATGTATAATCCACACAGAACTCTCTATGAAtgaattaaaaacaaaacaagaaGTTGGTAACGTTGTGGCCGTAGTGTTTGTCAATGTAGCAGTATAAATTTGGATGTGCGATATTTGACATCCCTGAGGAAGACAAAAATACATTGTTGAAACGTAGGAGAGAAAGAGATAATCTGTCCAGATTAATTTAAAAACTGCAGCCAAAAAACCTTACCCACGAAGCAAGAAGGATTCCTGAAAATACTTGATTTTCCCTCACAATTGCTCGATTTGAATCCGTtcaaacttatttaagaagaacTCGATAGATTAGTCAGAAATCACAGCGTCTTCTTCCAGCAAATTTATTCGAAAAAACCGGCATCTCCAAAGCTTAAGGATATGAAAGAATTGACTTCCTCCTTTCATTTGTCATCAAAAGTATAataaattccacgtgaaattttgcatgaaactccgcgtgaaatttcactTTAAATTCTGCGCAAAATTCTACGTgaattttcatgtgaaattcagcGTAAAATTCCGTGTAAATTTTACCAAAATTCCGCGAGAATTTTCGTGTAAAATTCCGAGTGAAATTCCACCTGAAATTCTAGGTGAAATTCAACGTTAAATTTCTCGTGAATTTCCACGTCAAATTTCACGAGAAATACTACGCGAAATTTCACATGTAATTCCACGTGAAAATCCGCTAGAAATTTTTCGCGAAACCGCTTAAAATTTCGCTTTGAATTCAACGTAAAATACCGCGTAAAATTCTGTGTGCAATACCGCATGAAATTCAACGTAGATTTCGTGTTAAATACTgtgtgaaattccacgtgaaattttgTTTGAAGTTTTGCGAAATTCCTCATTCCGGGTGAAATTCCAAGGGAAAATACCGTGGAAAATTCCACGCAAATTCCACCTCAAATTAAACGTTCTACGCGAGTTTCCATTGAACTCTTTGTGAATCTCCACGTAAAATTTCGCGTGCAATTCCGTGTGAAGTTCCACGTGAAACTCTGTGAAATTTCGTTAAAAATTCCATTtgaaatttcacgtaaaattttaaatgaaatcatatgtgaaaatccataaaaaactACGCGAAATACCGCGTGAAATTCAGCGAAACTCAAGGTGAAAGTCCGCTTGAAaattcgtgtgaaattccgcgaaGCTCAACCTAAAATTCCTCGTGTAATTCCGCGTGAAATGGCCCGTGAAATTCCGCATGAAATTCCTCGTAAagttccacgtgaaattccacgtgaaactcCCCATGAAAATTCCACAAAATTCTGCGTGATAATTTCCCCGATGATTGAAATTCTCCTGTTTCTCCACTGTattggaaaatccgcataaCTGAAAACCTTACGAAAGCCGGTAAATTTGCATACataacccgagcaaacgaaaagcccataatgccGTCATGCTGATAGTGTTTGACATGTGTGTTTTCAAAATGAACCAATAAAACCACCATAACCGTGGTCCGTTAGATCCCATATACAAACTATCTGTTGGTGTATTTTTGGGGTTATTCAGACCACTATTTTGTGGTGTTTTGATAACGTGAAATTTGGCACGGACCAAATTTATAATCTTTTCATGGGGCTGCGTGGTAGAGGGGTCACACAGTAGCATAATCAAAAACGTTGGATTAATTATCACTCTTCGACAAAATTGCAGGCAATAAAATTATCGTCAGAAATATGATTAGGACGTATGAGCAAATTGTCAAAGTTCACTTTGAGTGAAAATTACAGACGAACTGTTACTCGCCAATTACAGATGTTGTCAGTaaataaaagagaaaagttttcattttcgttAATTGCTGTTAATTTTTCCAAtaaaggtttgtccggaatttccgttcaaaaagaattttgacagttgattTTTGCGCCCTAATCATATATTTGTAAAGAATTATCCGTCTTGTTATCACACCTATGATATACTAATGCAttcagtgccacctagcggtgaaaatgcgagcttgTGGGGTTTCACCGCCAGCTTCCGATAGTTAGATTTCTccgatttggttcaaatttgaagcagacactcctggtgggactatgaTTCGACTCAGGAGTTGATCAATTGAGTCTTGGTAGGCCCAGTGTTTCACTTTTAAGAGGAGTATTGTATCCAAAACTCCATTTGTATGCAATAAATGTCTATCGTATCTGAAAGTATTATTCCAAAGCTTATATTTCATGGGATTTATATAGCAGAACCGGTTTAAATCTCAATCGAATATAGCACACATTTCCGCAATTAAAAATTTCGCACCAATAACCCTTTCTCCAATTTCTTCTCATTCCAGCTTGTACATGGGTAGCTCGAGTGCACATTCGCGCGCTTCCAGCCTGGCGGAAGACACCGTCGACGGTTACGTTCCTATGGCGGCTCCATCCCACGCGGAGGAGTACGTAGACATGGAGCCATCCCACAACAGCAGCAGTCGTACGGTTGCAGTTCCAACGGTCACAACAGCCGGTGGTGCAGGTAATATTAGTTCGGCGGCTTCCAGCTGCAGTATCACATCTGGGACTCCCTCGACCGATATGCGCTTTTCTGAGTATCATCTAGAGAAAGTGGTGGCCAGGTTCACCCCGAGTGAAGATGACGAAACGGACCGGCCCTTGCGTACCTACTCGGTGGGCAGTCGATTGGAGCATAACAAGAGAAAGTTACGCGTCGATATGCTGAGCTCGGAAGCAACGTCCAATTCTAGGGTTCGCGCATTCTCGGTTGGATCCCGGGCAAAGGTCCCCCGGTCGGAGCTCTATAAGGGTGCTCCGATCACTGCACCGTTGTTGTCGACGGGTAGTTCTGGTAGCATGCAGGAGAGTAGTAGCAATACGGGAAGCATTACCAACTCTGCCATCGGTATCGATGTAATGTCGTCGGGCATGAGTCCCTGTGTCAGCGGCGTTAAGACGGGTAAAAAATCTTCCAGTGCACCAGTGCTGGCCATCAAGCCACACGGTTCGTTCGATCCTATGGATGACCTGATGGAAATTGATTTCGGAACACAATTCCACGGAGAGCCGGAGGTGAATTCTAGTACACCCCAGAAATCGCTGGGAGTTGATGACTATATGGAGATGACCGCTGGAAACGGTGTTCAGAACACAGGTTACGTTGAAATGAAACCTGGACGTATTATAACGTCGGGAAACACAAGTGCTGTTGAAGACAGTGATTATCTCGATATGAGACCTGGGGCGGTACCCGAAACGAATCTTTCGACGAAAAGCACAAGTTCCCCCATACAGATTAATTCGCCGAAAAAGTTTAACGGAGGCGGAAATAgtaacaacaataacaacaacaacaattaccTTGAGATGTCCTCTCGATCAATGGGGACATCCTCGTCGTCTTCCTCTTCGGCAACACACCGTAAAACAAAAGTACCTTCGGAAGATTACCTGAACATGAGTCCATTGATGATGAGTGGTGGCGGAGGCGGTGGTGGAGACAGTGGCAATGAAGACAAAATGACGCATGAAGAAGATGATATGGTGGCTCCAAGCAGTGCCCCTGAAGGTTACATGGAAATGTCCTGGAACCAAGGAAAGTCTAATCTGAAGACTGAGTGCAAAAAACGAGCATCCGATGAATACATAAATATGGATTTTACTCGTCGAGAGGTTGGAGGAACCTTGCTCGGAGCAGAGTCTCGATTGAGTTCACAGCCTATTGCAATTCAACCGGGTAATGGAAGTCGAACTTCCTCGGGTGACCTGTTGGAACCAAAGATGGGTGGAGTTCCGTCAAATATTCCAAACTACCTACCATTAAATCCAGCTCTAGCTCAGCGTCATCAAATAGCAGCGCAAATTGGATTCAGTCCGAAGCAGAACAATTCCCGATCAAGGTGCGATTCTAGAGACAGTGGAATCGTGACACCCTCCGGTAGTCAGGCGACAATATTTCCGTTTAGTCCTGGTAGTCCGATCAAATCATTTGCGATCAATTCGGAACACAATGCCGACGAGCGGAAGTGCTACATGGACGGAACAACCGGTACGTTGCGTATTAGTGAGATGGACGAAGAGGGTAGTGAGTTCCTGGTCGCAGATAACCAGCAACCGCAACAGTCAAAAGACCCCGAAAGCAGTAAGCTGGAGGATCTAAGCCATAACTATGCTGAGTTGAGTATTGgccaacaacagcagcagcaacagcaacaacagcagcaaaaGGCTGACAAAAGTCGTATAAGTTCCTTCAGCAGTAGCAAACGAGCAAATCTTAGTTTGATTCTAACAACGTCCACCGGTACCAAAACGACGACCACGATAACAACGATGAACACGACAGCGGAATACCCAGATTACGTCAACTGCAGCCCCATCACTACACCGGTGGCGCCGAAACCAGCAACTCCGATGGCCTTAGATGACCAAGCTGGTGACTACGCCATAATGAACCCCGCTTGTTTGAGAAAGCTCTCAAGCACTTCTCAGACAGAACTTTCCACGACTGATGTCGGTCTTCCACCCTTGACTAGAAAATCCAATCTTATTGGTTTTAGACCCATTACCTCAAGTCAGGATGAAGCATTGCTAAAGAAATGCACAGGAACTTCTCCCAAACCTGCCTTCAGTCGGCAGTATTCGGAACGCCGTACCGGACCATCTGGAGCCGAAGGGTCAAGTTATGAGATGCTTCACCGTTCCTGCCATTCGCGTCCGAATAGTGTTAACAGCGAAAAAATAAGCAGCAAGTGTCAACCGGCATCGGCTGGATCAACGCGTCCGAGTTCAGCCAACAGTGACCGACTTCCTACCATATCTGCTACCTCATCATCCGCTTCCTCCACATCGACGCTGTGTGAAAGTAAGAACCAGAGTCCAACCGCATCGTGTACCATGATTGCAGGCGTTGGCGCTGCGACAGCTTCCGCTGTTCGTTCGGACTCCGTTGCGTCGCACACTGATCCGCACATCATCTCACGTCCTCCATCTGTCAGCTCGGAACGTGAACTGCACTACGCAAGTCTTGATCTTCCACCATGTGGCACAAATCCTTCCACTGCATCGGCTGCTGCCACAAACAGAATGGAAGTGGATTCCGATGTTGGTGTACCTTCATCGGCAATCGGTCGTCAAGGAGGATCCGACTCATTAAACTCTAGCCCTAGTCCCAATTCCGGATGTACCTCGCAACAACAGACTGGTTCTGCCTTTACATATGCTCAAATCGATTTTGTCCGCTCGATTGCACAAGCACAGcaacatcagcagcagcagcagcagtcgtCAACCAAGAGTGGCCAACAACAACCGTAAGAGCACACAGCCACACACACACAGGTACAATGAAACTGCCAATCCGAAACAACAGAGAGCCCCTCCTTTGAAAGTAAGTATAGCAGTTAAGTTCTGTGCCCCTCGAACGACGAGAAACAAAGAGATGTAAATATAAACACACacccaaacacacacacacataaagTAGGCACCGAGTGCTCGG encodes:
- the LOC131682014 gene encoding mucin-19 isoform X4, whose product is MSTLTSNANTNNNNNNNLIIAASSPVTGTSSSSNNNTNNNNSNAINNNNHHLGTQAFGTTTSHHHQSALASGVSSAKRLLPFARSMSSSSNGGGVGPGSFAAGGAVGSSGLSAMIPTELNVVLHGYHTKLKTNKKKYFVVYGDTPDKNARLEYFDSEKKFKQSWLKSSSVQAKRSIVLRSCFNINKRHDTKKHVIALYTKDDCFCIVFNSEEELNRWLRTLLSLQRGEESEGEPPRPTFEHVWDVFVQRKGLGDSYGILGNYRLCITDKTLSLVRIGPPTTATGDSRVEVVEFSLASIRRCGASQRYFYMEVGRSSKTGAGEIWMEAQDAIIAHNMNTTIMKSAKSNGDSLCPLPRNRSSSANAASKPTQILVRRQTHAGQKPINCSPSGEDQSSSHASYAQGSESSSSATSTNTVVMVPQYPNSSQNSKANQNHQPYSDKLGASTTSIPASTCHPGAGSGQTIGGPPGGPIPGSPRFSSYPSPTLSYGKTSIKKPKLDPPQEEEGSASSYSSYTSIRQPPLAGVGPQPAQLTQYTGAPVGLGVVGPSSSVSTTSVCSGSTTTTTEFPSPSEHAIDFSCASTAAMMLPPSPSSSLNRFQQYHNQPPSALLPSPSTPTANSFSDSSSCCSSTASIQTAITSATIAPHLTDGGQQQQLYAMLPPPPPLYHPATMATAGSLLSLPAMSRHTRTNTTSSAHYAANPLYLSTIPLRRLRSSLRRHSVSGVAITRERCDSLPSRNRTTSETSTHQQQVILNSGGMPPPRTIPSASFSRPHSMVVSRQSHSHSPPVHSSPLSPPSTGACSTGSDGSSLSIDETDSFVGSLTPDEGNGFSKVINALSSGCSIPEENSDEYILNYGRINQRPFTQHRSMDEFGSHLRHSHNSLSLPISQAIRRGSPAPPTNVAGSVEGSSSNYMEMCSPCGSSPGDPSGNGGYIPMSPIADFSRGLYMGSSSAHSRASSLAEDTVDGYVPMAAPSHAEEYVDMEPSHNSSSRTVAVPTVTTAGGAGNISSAASSCSITSGTPSTDMRFSEYHLEKVVARFTPSEDDETDRPLRTYSVGSRLEHNKRKLRVDMLSSEATSNSRVRAFSVGSRAKVPRSELYKGAPITAPLLSTGSSGSMQESSSNTGSITNSAIGIDVMSSGMSPCVSGVKTGKKSSSAPVLAIKPHGSFDPMDDLMEIDFGTQFHGEPEVNSSTPQKSLGVDDYMEMTAGNGVQNTGYVEMKPGRIITSGNTSAVEDSDYLDMRPGAVPETNLSTKSTSSPIQINSPKKFNGGGNSNNNNNNNNYLEMSSRSMGTSSSSSSSATHRKTKVPSEDYLNMSPLMMSGGGGGGGDSGNEDKMTHEEDDMVAPSSAPEGYMEMSWNQGKSNLKTECKKRASDEYINMDFTRREVGGTLLGAESRLSSQPIAIQPGNGSRTSSGDLLEPKMGGVPSNIPNYLPLNPALAQRHQIAAQIGFSPKQNNSRSRCDSRDSGIVTPSGSQATIFPFSPGSPIKSFAINSEHNADERKCYMDGTTGTLRISEMDEEGSEFLVADNQQPQQSKDPESSKLEDLSHNYAELSIGQQQQQQQQQQQQKADKSRISSFSSSKRANLSLILTTSTGTKTTTTITTMNTTAEYPDYVNCSPITTPVAPKPATPMALDDQAGDYAIMNPACLRKLSSTSQTELSTTDVGLPPLTRKSNLIGFRPITSSQDEALLKKCTGTSPKPAFSRQYSERRTGPSGAEGSSYEMLHRSCHSRPNSVNSEKISSKCQPASAGSTRPSSANSDRLPTISATSSSASSTSTLCESKNQSPTASCTMIAGVGAATASAVRSDSVASHTDPHIISRPPSVSSERELHYASLDLPPCGTNPSTASAAATNRMEVDSDVGVPSSAIGRQGGSDSLNSSPSPNSGCTSQQQTGSAFTYAQIDFVRSIAQAQQHQQQQQQSSTKSGQQQP
- the LOC131682014 gene encoding mucin-19 isoform X3; the encoded protein is MSTLTSNANTNNNNNNNLIIAASSPVTGTSSSSNNNTNNNNSNAINNNNHHLGTQAFGTTTSHHHQSALASGVSSAKRLLPFARSMSSSSNGGGVGPGSFAAGGAVGSSGLSAMIPTELNVVLHGYHTKLKTNKKKYFVVYGDTPDKNARLEYFDSEKKFKQSWLKSSSVQAKRSIVLRSCFNINKRHDTKKHVIALYTKDDCFCIVFNSEEELNRWLRTLLSLQRGEESEGEPPRPTFEHVWDVFVQRKGLGDSYGILGNYRLCITDKTLSLVRIGPPTTATGDSRVEVVEFSLASIRRCGASQRYFYMEVGRSSKTGAGEIWMEAQDAIIAHNMNTTIMKSAKSNGDSLCPLPRNRSSSANAASKPTQILVRRQTHAGQKPINCSPSGVTSAVIFHQRALSLPSATPMLSHSPHNNSTSHHMAPQKSSQNVLGNSSSNVSNNPTFNGQSGGGGFYGKNATGGILVSTLQPVHHRTRSLPLTEESAIRITNNGPAANGPHHQYLPGANRKHQQLSNLSIASLKCTCPTGLPVIVVGSSRASHYNLCPLHSSGSNTTITSAAVSASSSSSSTQQDYENMNKSCSYLPSMSPPTGQPGDHQHYYSNHSFDGSADSNPNPTITIPSRSSMESIIEDQKYLPMDMKKPTNHGNQQEDKDLGNQAPNLQFISRLLRSTNIQAINNSKLVALKMATANIPPAISSSSSCSSSCTSSQSTTTTSSASSNYTYCSSSSGGSLPLGSSSGSPPATLRRRSGRNGASSRRSVAITRERCDSLPSRNRTTSETSTHQQQVILNSGGMPPPRTIPSASFSRPHSMVVSRQSHSHSPPVHSSPLSPPSTGACSTGSDGSSLSIDETDSFVGSLTPDEGNGFSKVINALSSGCSIPEENSDEYILNYGRINQRPFTQHRSMDEFGSHLRHSHNSLSLPISQAIRRGSPAPPTNVAGSVEGSSSNYMEMCSPCGSSPGDPSGNGGYIPMSPIADFSRGLYMGSSSAHSRASSLAEDTVDGYVPMAAPSHAEEYVDMEPSHNSSSRTVAVPTVTTAGGAGNISSAASSCSITSGTPSTDMRFSEYHLEKVVARFTPSEDDETDRPLRTYSVGSRLEHNKRKLRVDMLSSEATSNSRVRAFSVGSRAKVPRSELYKGAPITAPLLSTGSSGSMQESSSNTGSITNSAIGIDVMSSGMSPCVSGVKTGKKSSSAPVLAIKPHGSFDPMDDLMEIDFGTQFHGEPEVNSSTPQKSLGVDDYMEMTAGNGVQNTGYVEMKPGRIITSGNTSAVEDSDYLDMRPGAVPETNLSTKSTSSPIQINSPKKFNGGGNSNNNNNNNNYLEMSSRSMGTSSSSSSSATHRKTKVPSEDYLNMSPLMMSGGGGGGGDSGNEDKMTHEEDDMVAPSSAPEGYMEMSWNQGKSNLKTECKKRASDEYINMDFTRREVGGTLLGAESRLSSQPIAIQPGNGSRTSSGDLLEPKMGGVPSNIPNYLPLNPALAQRHQIAAQIGFSPKQNNSRSRCDSRDSGIVTPSGSQATIFPFSPGSPIKSFAINSEHNADERKCYMDGTTGTLRISEMDEEGSEFLVADNQQPQQSKDPESSKLEDLSHNYAELSIGQQQQQQQQQQQQKADKSRISSFSSSKRANLSLILTTSTGTKTTTTITTMNTTAEYPDYVNCSPITTPVAPKPATPMALDDQAGDYAIMNPACLRKLSSTSQTELSTTDVGLPPLTRKSNLIGFRPITSSQDEALLKKCTGTSPKPAFSRQYSERRTGPSGAEGSSYEMLHRSCHSRPNSVNSEKISSKCQPASAGSTRPSSANSDRLPTISATSSSASSTSTLCESKNQSPTASCTMIAGVGAATASAVRSDSVASHTDPHIISRPPSVSSERELHYASLDLPPCGTNPSTASAAATNRMEVDSDVGVPSSAIGRQGGSDSLNSSPSPNSGCTSQQQTGSAFTYAQIDFVRSIAQAQQHQQQQQQSSTKSGQQQP